From one Micromonospora siamensis genomic stretch:
- a CDS encoding ROK family protein: MTAADVVVALDVGGTGMKCALVRPDGTVAHTERHPTGAGRGAAAVVETVLTVAEGLTERARRAGLTPVACGVVVPGVVDPAAGVAVWSSNVGFRDVPLRDLVRTRTGLPTVLGHDVRAGGLAEARLGAGRGAGHVLFVAIGTGIAATHVVDGVAATGAHGAAGEIGHILVRPDGPRCGCGRPGCLEAVASASAIARRYAELAGPVAVDPTDAGSAAVEPTGTPVTAAGVAERAAAGEPLAGQVWQEAVEALADGLATGQALFDVTTMVLGGGLAQAGPQLFDPLRVALKERLTFHREPRLVSAALGDEAGCLGAALLALDARPTLDTAPTRDAVPALDHLSALDAGPAPNDLETE; this comes from the coding sequence GTGACGGCGGCCGACGTCGTCGTCGCGCTGGACGTCGGCGGGACCGGGATGAAATGCGCCCTGGTCCGCCCGGACGGCACCGTGGCGCACACCGAACGGCACCCCACCGGCGCCGGGCGCGGCGCGGCCGCCGTGGTCGAGACGGTGCTGACCGTCGCCGAAGGGCTGACCGAACGGGCCCGCCGCGCCGGGCTCACCCCGGTGGCCTGCGGCGTCGTGGTGCCCGGGGTGGTGGACCCGGCCGCCGGGGTGGCGGTCTGGTCGTCGAACGTCGGCTTCCGGGACGTACCGCTGCGGGACCTGGTCCGGACGCGGACCGGCCTGCCCACGGTGCTCGGCCACGACGTGCGGGCCGGTGGCCTGGCGGAGGCCCGGCTCGGCGCCGGGCGCGGCGCCGGCCACGTCCTCTTCGTGGCGATCGGCACCGGCATCGCCGCCACCCACGTGGTCGACGGCGTCGCGGCCACCGGCGCGCACGGCGCCGCCGGGGAGATCGGCCACATCCTGGTACGCCCCGACGGCCCGCGCTGCGGCTGCGGCCGCCCCGGCTGCCTGGAGGCGGTCGCCTCGGCCTCGGCGATCGCCCGCCGCTACGCCGAACTCGCCGGCCCGGTCGCCGTCGACCCCACCGATGCCGGGAGCGCCGCAGTCGAGCCGACCGGCACTCCGGTGACGGCGGCCGGGGTGGCCGAGCGGGCGGCGGCCGGCGAGCCGCTGGCCGGCCAGGTCTGGCAGGAGGCGGTCGAGGCGCTCGCCGACGGCCTGGCCACCGGGCAGGCGCTCTTCGACGTGACCACGATGGTGCTCGGCGGCGGGCTGGCGCAGGCCGGCCCGCAGCTGTTCGACCCGCTGCGGGTGGCGCTGAAGGAGCGACTCACCTTCCACCGGGAGCCACGGCTCGTGTCGGCGGCCCTCGGCGACGAGGCGGGTTGCCTGGGCGCCGCCCTGCTCGCCCTCGACGCCCGGCCGACCCTCGACACCGCGCCGACCCGCGACGCTGTGCCGGCCCTCGACCACCTGTCGGCCCTCGACGCCGGGCCGGCCCCGAACGACCTGGAGACGGAATGA
- a CDS encoding ABC transporter permease subunit: protein MSLYRTELRRLGKRRFTRYMALLGLLVLGAIVASAFVTNQKIGAEQVAAAERATQAHYQEAVRDTDRFRAECEKAKAAGEAPGERGFPDDCSQISPPPPEAFDPKWSLPPTFRFHDDFAQTLETFAALLAVVGFVVGASYVGAEWNTGGMMNLLLWRPKRLTVLLTKLAALLSATAVTTVLAVALWTVAFWLIGHFRGTTTEMAAGVWRSFGLTELRAVALVLAVTAVGFAVASLGRHTAFALGGAMAFFVVAQFGLGIVLRLAGVAFPDAWLLPTYGLAWMRKEVTLEDYDACNASPSGNCLPDKLTIDWQQSSVLIVVGLVLALGAALWTMRRRDVA from the coding sequence GTGAGCCTCTATCGGACCGAGCTGCGCCGGCTCGGCAAGCGGCGTTTCACCCGGTACATGGCCCTGCTCGGCCTGCTGGTGCTGGGAGCCATCGTCGCCAGCGCCTTCGTCACCAACCAGAAGATCGGCGCCGAGCAGGTCGCCGCCGCCGAACGGGCCACCCAGGCCCACTACCAGGAGGCGGTGCGGGACACCGACCGGTTCCGCGCCGAGTGCGAGAAGGCCAAGGCGGCCGGCGAGGCGCCCGGCGAGCGGGGCTTCCCGGACGACTGCTCCCAGATCAGCCCGCCGCCGCCGGAGGCGTTCGACCCGAAGTGGTCGCTGCCGCCGACGTTCCGGTTCCACGACGACTTCGCGCAGACCCTGGAGACCTTCGCGGCGCTGCTGGCGGTGGTCGGCTTCGTGGTTGGCGCCTCGTACGTCGGGGCCGAGTGGAACACCGGCGGCATGATGAACCTGCTGCTGTGGCGGCCGAAGCGGCTCACCGTGCTGCTGACCAAGCTGGCGGCGCTGCTCAGCGCGACTGCCGTGACCACCGTGCTGGCGGTCGCCCTCTGGACCGTGGCGTTCTGGTTGATCGGGCACTTCCGAGGGACGACCACCGAGATGGCCGCGGGAGTGTGGCGGTCGTTCGGGCTGACCGAGCTGCGCGCGGTGGCGCTGGTGCTGGCGGTCACGGCGGTCGGCTTCGCGGTGGCCTCGCTCGGGCGGCACACCGCCTTCGCGCTCGGCGGGGCGATGGCCTTCTTCGTGGTGGCCCAGTTCGGGCTGGGCATCGTGCTGCGGCTGGCCGGGGTCGCCTTCCCGGACGCCTGGCTGCTGCCCACCTACGGGCTGGCCTGGATGCGCAAGGAGGTCACGCTGGAGGACTACGACGCGTGCAACGCCAGCCCGTCGGGGAACTGCCTGCCGGACAAGCTGACCATCGACTGGCAGCAGTCGTCGGTGCTGATCGTCGTCGGGCTGGTGCTCGCGCTCGGCGCGGCGCTCTGGACGATGCGCCGGCGCGACGTCGCCTGA
- the nagA gene encoding N-acetylglucosamine-6-phosphate deacetylase yields the protein MTLRVNGKVVTPTGVIRQGCVELTGDRITAVAEYPSVRDGHWIVPGFVDMHTHGGGGHTFTTGDAESARRAAAFHLGHGTTSLLASLVSSPFELMRQATSAFAPLVREGVLAGVHFEGPYLSAARCGAQNPEFLRDPSTEELGELVELGGGAVRMVTLAPERDGAEEAIKLLTAHRVVAAVGHTDATYDQTRAAVAAGASVATHLFNGMRPLHHREPGPVVALLEAPNVVCELVADGVHLHDGMLTFATTTAGPERAALITDAMAAAGMPDGEYELGGQAVTVTDGVARLARDGAIAGSTLTMDAALRHAVTAGIPIADAVRMVATTPARAIGLGDRVGALQVGLRADLVVLDDDLNVVRVMRGGAWVE from the coding sequence ATGACCCTGCGGGTGAACGGCAAGGTGGTGACCCCGACCGGAGTGATCCGGCAGGGTTGCGTGGAGCTGACCGGCGACCGGATCACCGCCGTCGCCGAGTACCCGTCGGTGCGCGACGGGCACTGGATCGTGCCGGGCTTCGTGGACATGCACACCCACGGCGGTGGCGGCCACACCTTCACCACCGGTGACGCCGAGTCCGCGCGCCGAGCCGCCGCGTTCCACCTCGGGCACGGCACCACCAGCCTGCTGGCCAGCCTGGTCAGCTCCCCGTTCGAGCTGATGCGCCAGGCCACCTCGGCGTTCGCGCCGCTGGTCCGCGAGGGGGTGCTGGCCGGCGTCCACTTCGAAGGGCCGTACCTGTCGGCGGCGCGCTGCGGCGCGCAGAACCCGGAGTTCCTGCGCGACCCGTCCACCGAGGAGCTGGGCGAGCTGGTCGAGCTGGGCGGCGGCGCGGTACGCATGGTCACCCTCGCCCCCGAGCGGGACGGCGCGGAGGAGGCGATCAAGCTGCTCACCGCGCACCGGGTGGTCGCCGCCGTCGGCCACACCGACGCCACGTACGACCAGACCCGCGCCGCGGTGGCGGCCGGCGCGAGCGTCGCCACCCACCTGTTCAACGGCATGCGCCCGCTGCACCACCGCGAGCCCGGCCCGGTGGTGGCGCTGCTGGAGGCGCCGAACGTGGTCTGCGAGCTGGTCGCCGACGGGGTGCACCTGCACGACGGGATGCTGACCTTCGCCACCACCACGGCCGGTCCGGAGCGGGCCGCCCTGATCACCGACGCGATGGCCGCCGCCGGCATGCCCGACGGCGAGTACGAGCTGGGTGGCCAGGCCGTCACCGTGACCGACGGAGTGGCCCGGCTGGCCCGCGACGGCGCGATCGCCGGCAGCACCCTCACCATGGACGCCGCCCTGCGGCACGCCGTCACGGCGGGCATCCCGATCGCTGACGCCGTCCGGATGGTGGCCACCACCCCGGCCCGGGCGATCGGCCTCGGCGACCGGGTCGGTGCGCTCCAGGTGGGTCTCCGCGCCGACCTGGTGGTCCTCGACGACGACCTGAACGTGGTCCGGGTGATGCGCGGCGGCGCCTGGGTGGAGTGA
- a CDS encoding DUF3263 domain-containing protein: MSADASAAATGRPEPSPAAGTPGRDGAPVIPPPRPAPEAESTPEVEPEGTPTGTPAVGPAGLTERERRILDFEQQWWRHAGAKEQAVRETFGLSATRYYQLLNGLLDNPAALAAEPVLIARLRRLRSSRARNRRR, encoded by the coding sequence ATGTCCGCCGACGCCTCCGCGGCCGCCACCGGCCGGCCCGAGCCGTCCCCGGCGGCCGGCACGCCGGGACGCGACGGTGCGCCGGTCATTCCGCCCCCGCGCCCCGCACCCGAGGCGGAGTCGACCCCCGAGGTCGAGCCGGAGGGCACCCCGACCGGGACACCCGCCGTCGGTCCCGCCGGGCTCACCGAGCGGGAACGGCGGATCCTCGACTTCGAGCAGCAGTGGTGGCGGCACGCCGGCGCCAAGGAGCAGGCCGTCCGGGAGACCTTCGGCCTCTCCGCCACCCGCTACTACCAGCTGCTCAACGGCCTGTTGGACAATCCAGCCGCGCTGGCCGCCGAGCCGGTGCTGATCGCCCGGCTGCGCCGGTTGCGCTCGTCGCGGGCGCGCAACCGGCGGCGCTGA
- a CDS encoding ABC transporter ATP-binding protein, which yields MRKTYKSRRRGTRNALDGFDMRVEAGQVHGFLGPNGSGKTTTLRTLLGLIRPDGGRMSVLGHQVPAALPQVAGQIGAIVESPQFFPHFTARDTLELLAGAGEVPRHRVDEVLELVGLRDRAGERVKTYSLGMKQRLAVASALLKDPKLLILDEPANGLDPGGIREMRTLVRDLAANGMTVLLSSHILGEIQLICDAVTIISLGRRVAFGPVDEVLAQHSHGVVRVRLEAVTDLPTAADLLDRGGIRVTAQPDHLMLTGVDKPAVVSRLLADQGLYVSELAPVAVDLESVFLELTATAPVPGQHRQVDQSTKVGDPEAARGGWGA from the coding sequence CTGCGCAAGACCTACAAGAGCCGTCGGCGCGGCACCCGCAACGCGCTCGACGGATTCGACATGCGGGTGGAGGCCGGCCAGGTGCACGGCTTCCTGGGGCCGAACGGCTCCGGCAAGACCACCACCCTGCGTACGCTGCTCGGCCTCATCCGACCCGACGGCGGCCGGATGAGCGTGCTCGGCCACCAGGTGCCGGCCGCCCTGCCGCAGGTCGCCGGCCAGATCGGCGCCATCGTGGAGAGCCCGCAGTTCTTCCCGCACTTCACCGCCCGGGACACCCTGGAGCTGCTGGCCGGGGCGGGCGAGGTGCCTCGCCACCGGGTCGACGAGGTGCTGGAGCTGGTCGGTCTGCGGGACCGGGCCGGCGAGCGGGTCAAGACGTACTCGTTGGGCATGAAGCAGCGCCTCGCGGTCGCGTCGGCGCTGCTCAAGGACCCGAAGCTGCTCATCCTGGACGAGCCCGCCAACGGCCTCGACCCGGGCGGCATCCGGGAGATGCGCACCCTGGTCCGCGACCTGGCCGCCAACGGGATGACCGTGCTGCTCTCCAGCCACATCCTCGGCGAGATCCAGCTCATCTGCGACGCGGTCACCATCATCTCGCTGGGCCGCCGGGTCGCCTTCGGCCCGGTGGACGAGGTGCTCGCCCAGCACTCCCACGGTGTGGTCCGGGTCCGGCTGGAGGCGGTCACCGACCTGCCCACCGCCGCCGACCTGCTGGACCGTGGCGGTATCCGGGTCACCGCCCAGCCGGACCACCTGATGCTCACCGGCGTCGACAAGCCGGCCGTGGTCAGCCGGCTCCTCGCCGACCAGGGCCTGTACGTCAGCGAACTCGCGCCGGTCGCCGTCGACCTGGAGAGCGTCTTCCTCGAACTGACCGCCACCGCGCCGGTGCCCGGCCAGCACCGGCAGGTCGACCAGTCCACGAAGGTCGGCGACCCGGAGGCCGCCAGGGGAGGGTGGGGCGCGTGA
- a CDS encoding GNAT family N-acetyltransferase, which translates to MTGSVRLEPVDEQNLEPLLSVAVAEAEPADVMPPVEAPAGWSQARRDAFRDFHRASFGGLDGPTRTLMFAVVAGGEVVGMVRMTRCDAPGVVEAGMWLGRSARGQGLGAAALRELLNRAAAAGMRTVVAETAPDNAGAVSVLRKCGAKLRSGGGKLRAEMCLDSVLPTH; encoded by the coding sequence GTGACGGGATCGGTACGGCTGGAGCCGGTGGACGAGCAGAACCTGGAGCCGTTGCTCTCCGTAGCGGTCGCCGAGGCCGAGCCGGCCGACGTGATGCCCCCGGTCGAGGCGCCGGCCGGCTGGTCCCAGGCCCGCCGGGACGCGTTCCGGGACTTCCACCGGGCCAGCTTCGGCGGTCTGGACGGCCCCACCCGGACCCTGATGTTCGCTGTGGTGGCCGGCGGCGAGGTGGTCGGCATGGTCCGGATGACCCGCTGCGACGCGCCGGGGGTGGTGGAGGCCGGGATGTGGCTGGGCCGCTCGGCCCGGGGGCAGGGGCTGGGCGCCGCGGCGCTGCGCGAATTGCTGAACCGGGCCGCCGCAGCCGGTATGCGTACCGTTGTGGCGGAGACGGCACCGGACAACGCGGGTGCCGTCTCGGTATTGCGGAAATGCGGTGCGAAATTGCGTTCCGGCGGCGGGAAACTGCGCGCGGAAATGTGTCTGGACTCCGTACTTCCGACCCACTGA
- a CDS encoding DeoR/GlpR family DNA-binding transcription regulator → MDRYARWNALLEMLTDSGRVTVEEAAERLDVSQATIRRDFDQLAQQQMITRTRGGAVANGVSYDLPLRYKTAKHSAEKQRIGAAAAALVTPGTVVGLNGGTTSTEVARALAVRPDLNTSAEGAQLTVVTNALNIANELLVRSRMKVVVAGGVVRPKSFELVGPLGGALLREVTLDVALLGVDAIDPQLGAAAHHEGEAAMNNLMVARAKRVVIIADSSKLGGHAFARICPVDRVQTLVTDSGAAPEVVAAFRAAGVQVVCA, encoded by the coding sequence GTGGACCGGTACGCCAGATGGAACGCCCTGCTCGAGATGCTCACCGACAGCGGACGGGTCACCGTCGAGGAGGCCGCGGAGCGACTGGACGTCTCCCAGGCGACCATCCGGCGCGACTTCGACCAGCTCGCCCAGCAGCAGATGATCACGCGTACCCGGGGTGGCGCGGTCGCCAACGGCGTCTCGTACGACCTTCCGCTGCGCTACAAGACGGCCAAGCACTCGGCCGAGAAGCAGCGGATCGGCGCGGCCGCCGCCGCCCTGGTCACGCCGGGGACGGTGGTGGGCCTCAACGGCGGCACCACCAGCACGGAGGTGGCCCGCGCCCTGGCCGTCCGCCCCGACCTGAACACCAGCGCCGAGGGCGCCCAGCTGACCGTGGTCACCAACGCGCTCAACATCGCCAACGAGCTGCTGGTCCGGTCCCGGATGAAGGTGGTCGTGGCCGGCGGGGTGGTGCGCCCGAAGTCCTTCGAGCTGGTCGGCCCGCTCGGCGGCGCGCTGCTGCGCGAGGTCACCCTGGACGTCGCCCTGCTCGGTGTGGACGCGATAGACCCGCAGCTCGGCGCCGCCGCCCACCACGAGGGGGAGGCGGCGATGAACAACCTGATGGTGGCCCGGGCCAAGCGGGTGGTGATCATCGCGGACTCGTCCAAGCTGGGCGGCCACGCCTTCGCCCGGATCTGCCCGGTGGACCGGGTGCAGACCCTGGTGACCGACTCCGGTGCCGCGCCCGAGGTGGTCGCGGCCTTCCGCGCCGCCGGTGTGCAGGTCGTCTGCGCCTGA
- a CDS encoding SIS domain-containing protein, producing the protein MAHVHAEIASQPDCWREAAKLVGSVADRLPARGERVAVVGCGTSWFMAMAYAGLREEAGHGETDAFQASEFPTGRRYDRLVAITRSGTTTEVLDLITALRGQVPTTVIVGDPDSPAVALADAAVTLPFADERAVVQTRFATTALALLRAQLGQNVEALAADAEVAVRAPLPIDPTRIEQATFLGRGWTVGLAQEAALKCREAATFWAEAYPAMDYRHGPISIGAPGRLVWAFGPLPEGLPEDVAATGAAFVHSRTHGCRTVLTSWAAGRTPVDPMADLILAQRFAVALATSRGLDPDAPRHLSRSVVLA; encoded by the coding sequence ATGGCCCACGTGCACGCGGAGATCGCGAGCCAACCCGACTGCTGGCGCGAGGCGGCGAAGCTCGTCGGCTCGGTCGCCGACCGCCTCCCGGCCCGCGGCGAGCGGGTAGCCGTGGTCGGTTGCGGCACGTCGTGGTTCATGGCCATGGCGTACGCGGGACTGCGCGAAGAGGCCGGGCACGGCGAGACCGACGCCTTCCAGGCCAGCGAGTTCCCCACCGGCCGCCGCTACGACCGGCTGGTGGCGATCACCCGCTCCGGCACCACCACCGAGGTGCTGGACCTGATCACCGCGCTGCGCGGCCAGGTGCCCACCACAGTCATCGTCGGTGACCCCGACTCCCCCGCCGTCGCGCTCGCCGACGCCGCCGTCACCCTGCCCTTCGCCGACGAGCGGGCCGTGGTCCAGACCCGCTTCGCCACCACCGCGCTGGCCCTGCTCCGTGCCCAACTCGGGCAGAACGTCGAGGCGCTGGCCGCCGACGCGGAGGTGGCCGTCCGCGCCCCGCTGCCGATCGACCCCACCCGGATCGAGCAGGCCACCTTCCTCGGCCGGGGCTGGACGGTCGGGCTGGCCCAGGAGGCCGCGCTGAAGTGCCGGGAGGCGGCCACCTTCTGGGCCGAGGCGTACCCGGCGATGGACTACCGGCACGGTCCGATCTCGATCGGCGCCCCGGGCCGGCTGGTCTGGGCGTTCGGGCCGCTGCCCGAGGGGCTGCCCGAGGACGTGGCGGCGACCGGGGCGGCGTTCGTGCACAGCCGTACCCACGGCTGCCGCACCGTGCTGACCAGTTGGGCGGCCGGGCGTACCCCGGTCGACCCGATGGCCGACCTGATCCTCGCCCAGCGCTTCGCGGTCGCCCTGGCCACCAGCCGCGGCCTGGACCCGGACGCGCCCCGGCACCTCAGCCGTTCCGTGGTGCTGGCGTGA